A window of Desulfomonile tiedjei genomic DNA:
ATGGGAAGCGGTGCTTTTCTGTTGATTTACGCTTGTGTCCACGCGGCCCATTTGAGAGTGCTGGCTGAAACAGGTGGGAACAAGTGGATCGTGACTCTTTCCCTGGTTAGCTGTCTTGCCATGTTTGCTGTCTTGTCCGTTTACATCTACGAAAACTCACGGCCCGCGTTGATCACGATGATAGCCCTGGTTCCGATCTGTCTGGCCGCGGAATGGGCCTACCGGACAATGACCGGACGCGCTATCAAGACTAGAGCCTAGGAAGAATTTACAGGATGGGCCAAACTCGCTCTTGTTTCATCCCTGACGCTTGGGGGGCCGCACAAAAACTCAACATGAGCCAAGAGGAGACTTGACCTGTTTTCATTTAAAATAGGGTGTTTAAATGTCGATATATTACTTCGCTCCATGAGACCGCAAATATCGGACCATCTCTGTTGAATCAGCATCCATATACCTAGTCAGATAAGTCAAAGCCGTGTCGCCGCGGATGTCCTTGGCATTTATGTGAGCCCCTTTGTCGATAAGGTACTTTACCATGTCCAAGTTGTCTCTTGCGGCTGCAATCATGAGGACCGTCTGGCCAAGAACGTTCGTGGCATTTACATCAGCCCCTTTGTCGATAAAGTACTCTACCAGCTCCAGGTTGCCTGCACGAGCAGCAGCCATGAGGACCGTGCCACCAACTCTCTCGGCATTTACGTCAGCCCCTTTGTCCAAAAGGCTTTTGGCCAGCGGCGCGTCCCCACGCGCTGCTGCCTTTATGAGTTGCTCGTCGAGCGTCGCGTCTGCCCCGGCGGTTCCAACCCACGGCAGCAGCGCCAAAACCAAAATCGCAGTCCGCCAAAGCTTTGTGATCATGGGAACGTGTCGAGTTTTCATGCAAAATCTCCGGTTCATGCTGTAAGAGCGTAAGTCCCGCGTTCCGCGCGGGATCACCCGTGGATCAAAGTCCGGGGCAGGCGCCGACAGCGCAGAGTAGGGGCACGGCATGCCGTGCCCCTACGTATCTTCGGTCTCCGCTGTGAATTGTCTTTCCCCGCGGCTCGTTCCAAAGCCTGGTTTGACATGAAGAGTTCTCTCCAGCCATATTGACAACAACTTTTCCCGGAGGGATGCCAGGCTCAATATCAGGTTCGGCGATCAAATCAGCAAACCGATGATTGCCTGGAGGCTATATCACCAGCGTCTACAGTGGTGGCTACTAGTTTTGGTCCTTTACACGGCCCGCGATCTAAGAGAATTCGTAGGGACCGGCGTCCCTGCCGGTCCGAACTAGTTGATTTATATACGACAAATGTGCCGGCACGGAGGCCGGCACCTACCAAATTCCAGGAGGCGCGTTTCATAATCGGACACTATTTTTTACACTTGCTGTAGACGTATGCTAAGAGCAGATGCCCCCCTTTTCCTTTTTTGTTTTCTTTTGAGTCAGCATGCTGGTATGCGCGATGCCGCTTTTGTCAGGGTCTGTTTCGTCTATTGTTCCGCTGCTGCCTTGAGTAGCTCAGCGACCTCGGAGTGGCCGTTAGCGACAGCCCACATCAATGCTGTCTTTCCGGTTCCGTCTGTTGTCTCGGGGTCTGCGCCCCATTCCAGAAGCTCTTTGACGGCTTTCGTGTGGCCTTGGGCCGCAGCCAGTATGAGAGCTGTAGAGCCGTTGTAGTCAGCCGTCTCCGTTTTCGGGTCATTTTCAAGTAGGAGTTTCACGACCGCGTCGTGACCTCGATACGCGGCCCTCATAAGTGCGGTCCACCCCAGAGCGTCGACCGCGTTGGCATCAGCCCCGTACTTGAGCAGCAGGTCCGCGACCTCTACGCTTCCTTGACGACATGCTTTCATCAAGGCAGTAGCACCATATTCATCGCTGGCTTCCGTATTGGCACCGTGCTCCAGAAGCACTCTGACTATGGGCGGGAGACACATCGCCGAAGCCCACATCAGCGGCGACCAACCAAGCGCGTCTCGGGTGTTCGAGCCGGAGCCTTTGCCGAGAAGTGCTCTCAGGGTGGTCAGGTCACATGACTTTACTGCGGCCAAAACCTCTTCTTCCATACTTTGAGGTCTCCTGTGTTCTCTGCACGGGACGCGACTTATTGTCAGCCTTGCCTCGCTTGGGCATCATACCTGGGCCTGCTTTGCGGGCAAAGTAAATTTCTCGAAATTGGACGTTCTTTGCCGTAGGGGCCGCGACGCGGGACCTTGGTGGGGATGGCCGACAAGTTTGCACGGCCTCTGGACAACAGCGCTCCGGCGTCGTAAGCTAAGCTTACGGATTATTTGGACCGGCTGAATGCGGAGGTTTCATATGTGTATGGACGGCGTCTGCCAAGCAGTCATGAACGATCCCAAAATTCAGGAAATGATGTCGAATCCCATTCTGGACCTGATTCACAAGCAGGTAGTTATGGTTCTGTATTCATTGGATGCGGGCAACCAGCTTGAGACGTACAGGGAAGTTCTGCCGGTTTATCTCTCTAAGGATTGGGCGGTTTGTTCGGACCTTCTTGACACTATTGAACGTGCAGGATTGCTGAAGCGCTCCGGAAACAGCCTGGAACTTACTTACAGCCTTCCCATCTCGGACGCGGCCGGGTCTTGCGAGTGCCACGCCTGACAACCGGCTGTTAATGCGCCACGTTCGGCCCTTGGTTTGCAGGCTCTTCAAATGGAGGAGCGTCTAACTGGTCATCGCCGTTTGAAACCACGAAGCCGTCTCGGATCCTAATAATTCGGTCGCACGCTCCACCTATTTCGTCCTCGTGGGTCACCAATACGACGGTGAATCCTTGTCCGGCGATAGCCCGCAATTGGTCCACAACCACTTCGGTATTCTTCTGATCGAGCTGCCCTGTGGGTTCATCCCCCAGGATAAGCGAGGGGTTGTTCACCAAGGCCCTTGCAATCGCAGCGCGCTGGCGTTCCCCGCCTGATAAGCGATTGGACCAGTGATCGACCCGGTGAGAAAGCCCGACGCGATCCAGAGCTTCCAGGATTTTCTTCCTGCGAACGTGCCTATTGGCTTCTGCATAGATAAGAGGCAGCTCAAGGTTCTCGAACACTGTGGAATTTGCCAGCAGATCGCAACTCTGGAAAACAAATCCAAGTTCGCTGTTGCGGAAATGCGCCTGTTCTTCGCGAGAATACGTCAGGATGTCATTGCCTTTGAAGAGATAGGCCCCGGCGGTGGGCGGCTGGAGAAGCCCCAGGACATAAAGCAGCGTGGACTTCCCGGACCCTGAAGGTCCCATTATCGCTACCATTTCCCCGCGATAGATTTTTACGTTAGTCGGTTTAAGGGCCTGAATTACGTTTCCGCCGTCAACATAGTCCTTGGTCAAATCGCGGGTCTCTATTATCAGTTCGGTTCCCATTCTTCCCCAGTATCTCCGCTATCCTTTTGTTGCCATGAGACAGTAGTATAACCCAACCTGCCGCTGATGACCACTTTTGATTGATGGAACGTGGTAATCATTCACTTATGTGCGGGAGCGTCTCCCATGCCCCGAAGGGGCAGCCCGACAGTAGCCACGGGCGTAAGCCCGTGGAGAATGGTCCACACAATCATTTGGATCACCGACCCTGGAGGGGTCGCCGATGAATGTGAGTTGGACTTCGGGATTGGTCGACCCCTCCAGGGTCGGTGATTCAGCGCTGTGCCAATGCTTCCGGTCCACGGGTTACACCC
This region includes:
- a CDS encoding ABC transporter ATP-binding protein; amino-acid sequence: MGTELIIETRDLTKDYVDGGNVIQALKPTNVKIYRGEMVAIMGPSGSGKSTLLYVLGLLQPPTAGAYLFKGNDILTYSREEQAHFRNSELGFVFQSCDLLANSTVFENLELPLIYAEANRHVRRKKILEALDRVGLSHRVDHWSNRLSGGERQRAAIARALVNNPSLILGDEPTGQLDQKNTEVVVDQLRAIAGQGFTVVLVTHEDEIGGACDRIIRIRDGFVVSNGDDQLDAPPFEEPANQGPNVAH
- a CDS encoding ankyrin repeat domain-containing protein; this encodes MKTRHVPMITKLWRTAILVLALLPWVGTAGADATLDEQLIKAAARGDAPLAKSLLDKGADVNAERVGGTVLMAAARAGNLELVEYFIDKGADVNATNVLGQTVLMIAAARDNLDMVKYLIDKGAHINAKDIRGDTALTYLTRYMDADSTEMVRYLRSHGAK
- a CDS encoding ankyrin repeat domain-containing protein: MEEEVLAAVKSCDLTTLRALLGKGSGSNTRDALGWSPLMWASAMCLPPIVRVLLEHGANTEASDEYGATALMKACRQGSVEVADLLLKYGADANAVDALGWTALMRAAYRGHDAVVKLLLENDPKTETADYNGSTALILAAAQGHTKAVKELLEWGADPETTDGTGKTALMWAVANGHSEVAELLKAAAEQ